One part of the Denticeps clupeoides chromosome 8, fDenClu1.1, whole genome shotgun sequence genome encodes these proteins:
- the LOC114795935 gene encoding mucin-4 isoform X4 — translation MRARLLLSLFSLCACLQCTSAESNLFPFGEEVGDAVIPVAAVDENSPYIVPPTGFLFMGKLYDRLYFSDNGLIQFQTVKENEQLLFPVAFPEGFRGNESVSMLAVFWDDADLMLGEGQLLYKEYQQKNLVDMFYQIVFTRTADIVTRFEAERDNPPYTPAWILKITWNQILPVSYQKINLSETNTFQCILTTDGKRSFALLHYGNMNWGPGQRTSHNALIGYTDGKDQFHNENTHTPDNLFGPGGRYRPQEVVWNTSRMGQIIYNLTGQTLTSPDPQRKCQLWALGEPDPAEWVVGVAPCPCTRAQAIEDLAFGPETFPPKKEALVREIRGMRWGGSGGHGFQSILSNKQGSGKRCVYDLQGPLLGGYSERYFATDKAQEHIDSDLLPFQWCCVSSPLCHLYLSKRPLDRCQGYGWFGISNNSIPANTAIPGLGMVYGSLHFITFDGTEYTFKGLGVFVIMRLSSNSGFNIFTLQGETGVLETQGQVRRVPALVRVAAFHQGQGKVEWRQSEENEGLQLIVNDVDVPMSIGVVHLVEQGVAVRCTSLQRCAAVYAGGLIVVVWRSDVGRLSVMVEVPQVFYNRTVGLLGLWSSNRADDFLLSNGKLLPSTNGNPPTEDKLQQFGHSWAVPGPESLLYWTAPSMPFEPVSSQDLMGVNPGALPALLQICQGSTQCLHDSLTSNSTALGLQTLDDLQKYNNRSLILSNMPPIVTEPTVIRCKVNLTLRVQVKAQEPNQEIYSFSLLYPRPAQASIGSVDGLLVWTGVSTQPVLLTVRVSDQFSSSLLTPVLQVCNCLNGGTCQYNSIVENHLSGKFQVVGCLCPKGFIGPFCGNSTNVCKGKPCSPGAACSSQHEPQYFSCTECPIPTVSQGKPGYKCFLNDFCLPPFPFPCHSMADCSSSGYNYTCRCKPGFTGSGHECTDINECLDPSACPNAKYECVNVPGSVRCSCRYQSTGQNDGCGDSANPTGYNVFNMSVKWNSEESMTEGLKKLEKILSIGFQNKFYNASEKAQLSEAGMGLCEYRINVSSDTPHWYIRDYMTRVGFYYGIKFADVGDLDECKAHEAMCLTPALCANTYGGFRCVCNGTDLEQSQSCILDRGSAGLTNSIESQTSNGQKSLILGLVLGIGIPLLLLLLLLAAAACFCCSRRKTVSGDIPYLLPECMQEQFKLQPIYYNDPALHYNTHGCPRILDNVTLHRHQR, via the exons ATGCG GGCTCGACTATTGCTTAGCCTGTTTAGCCTGTGTGCATGTCTGCAGTGTACCTCAGCAG AAAGTAACCTGTTCCCATTCGGAGAGGAAGTAGGTGATGCTGTGATTCCGGTGGCAGCAGTTGATGAGAACTCTCCCTATATTGTGCCACCAACAGGATTTCTGTTCATGGGAAAGCTATACGACCGTTTGTAT TTTTCAGATAATGGACTCATCCAGTTCCAGACTGTCAAAGAGAATGAACAGCTCCTGTTTCCTGTAGCCTTCCCTGAGGGTTTCCGTGGAAACGAGAGTGTGTCAATGCTAGCTGTGTTCTGGGACGATGCTGACCTCATGCTGGGGGAGGGACAGTTACTCTACAAA GAATACCAGCAGAAGAATTTGGTAGACATGTTCTACCAAATTGTCTTCACCCGTACAGCGGACATTGTGACACGGTTTGAGGCTGAGAGAGACAACCCTCCCTATACTCCAGCGTGGATTCTGAAAATAACCTGGAACCAGATTCTACCTGTCTCCTACCAGAAGATCAACCTCTCTGAG ACCAATACATTCCAGTGCATTCTTACCACTGATGGTAAGCGTTCTTTTGCCCTGCTTCATTATGGGAACATGAACTGGGGACCAGGACAAAGGACCAGCCACAATGCACTGATAGGCTACACTGACGGCAAAGACCAGTTTCAtaatgagaacacacacacacctgataacCTTTTTGGTCCAGGTGGTCGATATCGACCACAGGAAGTTGTATGGAACACAAGCCGGATGGGCCAGATAATTTACAACCTGACTGGACAGACACTCACCTCCCCAGATCCCCAGAGGAAGTGCCAGCTTTGGGCCCTTGGAGAGCCAGACCCTGCAGAATGGGTAGTAGGAGTTGCCCCGTGCCCGTGCACAAGGGCCCAGGCTATTGAAGACCTGGCCTTTGGACCTGAGACTTTCCCCCCAAAGAAGGAGGCCCTTGTGCGTGAGATCAGGGGCATGCGTTGGGGGGGCAGTGGGGGTCATGGATTTCAGTCCATCCTTTCCAACAAGCAGGGTTCTGGGAAGAGGTGTGTCTATGACTTACAGGGCCCATTGCTTGGTGGATACAGCGAACGCTACTTTGCCACAGACAAAGCACAGGAGCACATAG ATAGCGACCTGCTGCCCTTTCAGTGGTGCTGTGTCTCCTCCCCTCTGTGCCACCTCTACCTCAGCAAGAGACCACTCGACCGCTGCCAGGGCTATGGGTGGTTCGGCATCAGTAACAACAGCATACCAGCCAACACTGCAATACCAGGCCTTG GTATGGTCTATGGGAGCCTCCACTTCATCACATTTGATGGGACAGAGTACACCTTCAAGGGCTTGGGTGTGTTTGTGATCATGCGCCTCTCGTCCAACTCCGGCTTCAACATTTTCACCCTGCAGGGAGAGACAGGGGTGCTGGAGACCCAGGGGCAGGTACGCAGGGTCCCAGCACTGGTACGTGTAGCAGCGTTCCACCAGGGACAGGGCAAG GTAGAATGGAGACAGTCAGAGGAAAACGAAGGATTACAGCTTATTGTGAATGACGTTGATGTTCCCATGTCTATAG GGGTGGTGCACCTGGTGGAGCAGGGCGTGGCTGTGCGCTGCACCTCACTGCAGCGCTGTGCCGCGGTGTACGCCGGGGGACTGATCGTGGTGGTTTGGAGGAGTGATGTGGGCAGGCTGTCAGTCATGGTGGAGGTCCCTCAAGTGTTCTACAACCGCACTGTGGGCCTGCTGGGACTCTGGAGTTCCAACAGGGCAGATGACTTCCTACTCTCCAATGGCAAGCTGCTGCCCTCTACCAATGGCAACCCCCCCACTGAGGACAAGCTGCAGCAGTTTGGCCACTCTT GGGCTGTACCTGGTCCAGAGAGCCTCCTGTATTGGACAGCACCAAGCATGCCTTTTGAGCCTGTGAGCTCACAGGATCTGATGGGGGTAAATCCAGGGGCACTGCCGGCACTGCTACAGATATGCCAGGGCAGCACACAGTGTCTCCACGATAGCCTGACATCCAACAGCACGGCCCTGGGCCTGCAGACGCTGGACGACCTGCAGAAATACAACAACCGCTCTCTTATCCTCA GTAATATGCCACCCATTGTGACTGAGCCCACTGTCATCCGCTGTAAGGTGAACCTCACCCTCCGGGTGCAGGTCAAAGCCCAGGAGCCAAACCAGGAAATCTACAGCTTTTCACTGCTGTATCCTCGACCAGCCCAGGCCAGCATCGGCAGTG tTGATGGACTGCTAGTTTGGACAGGAGTAAGCACACAGCCTGTGCTTCTGACAGTGCGTGTGAGTGACCAGTTCTCCAGTTCCCTGCTGACCCCTGTACTCCAGGTCTGCAACTGCCTGAATGGTGGAACCTGCCAGTATAACAGCATTGTTGAAAACCATCTCTCTGGCAAGTTCCAG GTGGTTGGCTGTCTGTGTCCAAAGGGCTTCATTGGCCCATTCTGTGGTAATTCTACAAACGTGTGTAAGGGAAAGCCCTGCTCTCCTGGAGCGGCCTGTTCCAGCCAGCATGAGCCACAATATTTCAGCTGCACAGAATGCCCCATACCAACTGTAAGTCAAGGCAAACCGGGCTACAAATGTTTTCTGAATG ATTTCTGCCTCCCTCCCTTTCCATTCCCCTGTCACTCAATGGCTGATTGCTCCAGCAGTGGCTATAACTATACCTGTAGGTGTAAACCAGGATTTACAGGCAGCGGACACGAGTGCACAG ATATAAATGAGTGCCTGGATCCCTCTGCCTGTCCAAACGCTAAATATGAATGTGTGAACGTTCCCGGATCGGTGCGCTGCTCCTGCCGATACCAGAGCACTGGGCAGAATGATGGGTGTG GCGACTCTGCCAATCCCACAG GTTACAATGTCTTCAACATGTCAGTGAAGTGGAACAGTGAGGAATCTATGACCGAAGGACTCAAAAAG CTGGAGAAGATCCTGTCCATTGGCTTCCAGAATAAGTTCTATAATGCCAGTGAGAAAGCTCAGTTGTCTGAAGCAGGAATGGGTCTTTGTGAATACAGGATCAATGTGTCCAGTGATACACCACACTGGTACATTAGAGACTACATGACCCGCGTCGGCTTTTATTATGGCATCAAGTTTGCAGATGTCGGCG ATTTAGATGAGTGTAAAGCTCATGAGGCCATGTGTCTGACCCCTGCTTTGTGTGCCAACACCTATGGAGGCTTTAGGTGTGTTTGCAATGGTACAGATCTGGAGCAGTCCCAATCCTGTATTCTAG ACAGAGGTAGTGCCGGCCTGACTAACTCCATAGAATCTCAGACGAGCAACGGGCAGAAGTCCCTGATCCTGGGCCTGGTGCTGGGCATCGGCATCccgctgctcctgctgctgctgctgttggcagCTGCGGCCTGTTTCTGCTGCTCACGCAGGAAGACAGTCAGCGGAGA CATCCCATACCTGTTACCAGAGTGCATGCAGGAGCAGTTCAAACTTCAACCCATCTACTACAACGATCCTGCACTCCATTACAACACCCACGGCTGCCCACGCATCCTGGACAATGTGACTCTCCACAGGCACCAGCGATAA